From the Heptranchias perlo isolate sHepPer1 unplaced genomic scaffold, sHepPer1.hap1 HAP1_SCAFFOLD_141, whole genome shotgun sequence genome, the window attgactggaaaagctgggatttttcttcttggagcagagaaggtggggaggagatttgattgaggtgttcaaaatcatggaggatctagacagagtaaataaagaaaaactatttccattggtggaagggtcgcgaaccagaagacacaggtttaaggtgatcggcaaaagaaacaaaggcgacatgaggaaaagcttttttacgcagcgagtggttaggacctggaatgcacggcctgaaagggtggtggaagcagggtcaattgtgactctcaaaaaggaattagataggtacctgaaggagaaaaatttgcagggctacagggaaggagcaggggagtgggactagctggattgctcttgcagagagccagctctggctcgatgggctgaatggcctccttctgtgctgtaaccattctatgattctatgtgatcaAATATGCATTATTATTAAAGGCATCACATTAACCAGATTTGGCCTAGCgtccagtgtacattattattaaatgttccaCTGTGACCTGATGTGGCCCAttatccagtgtgcattattattaaatgttccaCAGTGACCTGATGTGTCCCAGTGTGCactattattaaatgtttcacgTTGATCAGAAATGACACAATATCCATTGCAGACACAATATCCATTGCTTCACAGTCACCAGATGTTACCCATTATCCAGTGTGCATCATTATTAAAGGCTGCACAGTGCCCAGATGTGACTCAGTGTCTGGTGCACATTATTAAttgtttcacattgaccagaggTGCTGCAGTGTTGTGTCTGCAATATTAGTAAATACTTCACTTTGACCAGATGTGGTCCAGTGTTCATTAATTATTATCAAAtgcttcacattgaccagatgtggtccAGCGTGCATTATTATGAAATGCTTCACATTAACCAGGTGTGACCCAGTGCCCACTGCATATTATCATTAAATGCTTTACAGTGCCCAGATGTTACAGAgtatccagtgtgcattattatcaCATGTTTCACAGTAACCAGATGGGTCGCAgtatccagtgtgcattattgTTAAATGTTTCACAGTAACCAGATGTGACCCattgtgcattattattaaatgcttcACATTGACCACATGTGGTCCAGTGTGCATCATTAGTAAATGTTTCACAGTAACCAGAAATGATCCAGTGCGcattattattattaaatgtttctcATTGACCAGACATGacccagtgtgcattattattattaaatgtttcacagtaaccagatgtggtccagtgtgcattattattattaAATCTTTCACAGTAACAAGATGTGGTCCAGTGCACATTATtgttattaaatgtttcacataGACCAGATGTGGTCCAGTGGACATTATtgttattaaatgtttcacaGTGACCAGACGTGACCCAGTGCGCATTATTATTATGAAATGTTTCTCATTGACCAGACATGacccagtgtgcattattattattaaatgtttcacagtaaccagatgtggtccagtgtgcattattattattaAATCTTTCACAGTAACAAGATGTGGTCCAGTGCACATTATtgttattaaatgtttcacataGACCAGATGTGGTCCAGTGGACATTATtgttattaaatgtttcacaGTGACCAGACGTGACCCAGTGCGCATTATTATTATgaaatgtttcacattgaccagatgtggtccagtgtacattattatgAAATGTTTCACAGTAACAAGATGTGGTCCAGTGGATATTATTATTatgattaataataataaatgtttCACTGTAACCAGATGTGgtccagtgtacattattattaaatgcttcACAGAAACGATACGTGAcccagtgtacattattattattaaatgtttcacattgaccaCACGTGacccagtgtgcattattattattaaatgtttcataGTGACCAGACGTGacccagtgtgcattattattattaaatgtttcataGTGACCAGACGTGacccagtgtgcattattattattaCATGTTTCACATTGACCACACGTGacccagtgtgcattattattattaCATGTTTCACAGTGACAAGACGTGacccagtgtgcattattattattaaatgtttcataGTGACCAGACGTGacccagtgtgcattattattattattaaatgtttcacagTGACCAGACGTGGCCCATTGTGCATTATTAATATTcaatgtttcacattgaccagatgtggtccagtgtacattattattattaaatgtttcacattgaccagatgtggtccagtgcgcattattattattaaatgtttcacattgaccagatgtggtccAGTGGACATTATTATGAAATGTTTCACAGTAACCAGATGTGGTCCAGTGGACATTATTATGAAATGTTTCACAGTAACCAGATGTGGTCCAGTggacattattattaaatgtttcacagTAACCAGACGTGACCCAGTgcgcattattattaaatgtttcagattgaccagatgtggtccagtgtacattattattaaatgtttcactgtaaccagatgtggtccagtgtgcattattattattaaatgtttcacattgaccagaggTGACCCAGtgtgtattattattattattattaaatgtttcacattcACCAGATGTGGTCTAGTGTACATTACTATTATTAAATGCTACTCATTGACCAGATGTgatccagtgtgcattattattaaatgtttcacagtaaccagatgtgacccagtgtacattattattaaatgtttcaaattgaccagatgtggtccagtgtacattattatttttttactcgttcatgggatgtgggcgtcgctggcgaggccagcatttattgcccatccctaattgccctcgagaaggtggtggtgagccgccttcttgaaccgctgcagtccgtgtggtgaaggttctcccacagtgctgttagggagtgccaggattttgacctagcgacaatgaaggaacggtgatattatTATTAACTGCGTCACGTTGACCAAATGCAGTTCCattttttcctcctcttctcctgCATTGGACACTTTGCATTTGTTATATTTTAGTTAACCGAGTTCATTTATTCTATTAAAATCCAGTGCGAGGGGCAGACCCTGTCTGATATTTGAGGGATGGCATTTGACTGTATCCGTGTTGGATAAATGTCCCATATCCCCACAGTCAATTGACTTATTCCCTTGAGCCCCTTCCTTGCTGCGCATGTTAACTCTTTCCTCATCCTCAATTAATCTACATCAAAATCCAACTTGCCTTCTTTTGCCTATCTATAATTGCCAATTCCCTCTCAAGACTGACAGTCTCTCTCTTCCTATCTCCTGCCAGCGTGGTGTTATTGAATAGAAGAGGGGACTGTGTTGTAAATCTCCAAAGCCTGCTGCAGCTTTATGTCAGTTGTTTGTTATTTACATAATATGCCATTCAGTGTAAACAGATATTTCACcccattcttcagctcctctctgaatttcctctgtgTCAGTCCAtagatacacgtgttggtgcaggagctgagaagctgcagcatgtaCCCCGTTTGCTGATTGATGTATATCGGGTTACTGTAATATTTGTCTGTATAATTGTAGTTTTTCACCCGCCAACTTAAGGAATGTACAACATACGTCAGCCAGAGTAGAATGAAATTGCCGGATAGAGTGAAGAGTAAAATCATGGATTTCTTTCGGCTCTCGGTCTCTGGATCATCGTGATTATCCATATTGCTCAGGAGGGCCCTGCGGACTATATTGGACATTATAATGTGCTTGACGGTGAGAGCATTGAAGAGCAGGATGAAGAAGATGGGCAGTAAAGGGGTTAAAATGCTGTCGAACCACTCATACGCCGCCCACAAGGGCGAGTTGTAATAGGCAGCGGTTTCAATGCAAAAATACGGGACATTGTTAATTATAAGTTGGGGTTCGTACATGAAGTAAAAGGGAATGCTcctcaaacagcccagcacacacactgtcccgacaaCCACGCTCGCCGTCCTCTGGGTACAAAACTTTGGTTTGAGATTCTGACAGCAAATGGCTACAAAGCGATcgaaggtgaaagcgaccgtgaaccaAACAGAACAGTCCAGAGCCGCAATCTTCGTCACAAGTTTCAGGGCGCATATCGGAGTGATGAACAAAAAATTTACTGGCAAGTAAATGTTGTTAATTCGTTTCAGTATAACTTCAATGATCACCACCGttagatcggccactgccattgctACCAGGtaacgagtgatacatttggagagtccgcactttcctcgggacaggatcacaatcgccaccaagttcactgtaagagagagaaaaggacattcTCACCAGGCTCACCCAAAAATAACCAGTCCCCCACAAGTCGGCTGCTTGTTCCCTGTGTTGACTGTAACTGGTTCTGTGCACAACAATAAACTGGGGAATTGCAATGAGGATAATTAAAATGAACAACATCGATTGAATCTTACAGAAACTGAATTAGTTAAGAGATTACAAAATCGGGTGTTATTAATGTGAGGTGGAAGGGTCAGGTAAAGGAAGTGAATTTCATCAGTTAAAGATTACATATAGGAGGAATAAAACAAGGCAAACTTAAAATGATTGGGAGTGTACAGTGATCTGGAATAAAGATCAACAAAATCAAAAATGAGTTGTGAGATTGTGAGGGATCAGAATAAAACACAAGAAGATTAATCATTGAGATTAAAGGTTGTAACAGAAGTGAAACAAAGGCACGCAATGGACAAATGACGGGGAGTGAGATAAAAAATAAATCGGGATATTGGAGGAAAGGCGAAATACACAATACTGGGTCCAAGTTACAACCCccatcaggccattcggcctaaccagTCCGAATTCGGGTTTGCCCTCCAGACGAACAGATAATTTGAATCCTATCGACCAACCCTTCCCTCATATCCCATTCACTTCATCCAACTCTCCAATCTCATCTTCAATGTTGCCATTGTTTCTGCctgaaccctggaagtgaattccagcagcctccctactctctctctctctccctctgtgtggggAACTCACTCCAGTACTTCAATCTCTCAAAATACCAAATGTCTGAGATCCCGGATTCTGttggggagaggtgagggaggggtggtgttggggagagaggaggggggagggatggtgTTGGGGGTTTGAGGGCTTGTGCTTTGGGCGTGAGCTTGGACCTTTGCAGGGGATTTGTGTGCCCGAATTGCAACGTAATTCCTTATGTTGGTAAACACACTGGACTGTGAGGCAAACCCCGCAGCGGAGTGAGTCACCATGGAGTGAGACACCAAAGAGTGAGTCACCATGGAGTGAGACACCAAAGAGTGAGTcaccatggagagagacacaatggagagagacacaatggaATGAGACAAAATGGAATGAGATattgtgtacaaaattatgaggggcacagataggatggatactaaggagctttttcccttcgttgagggttctataacaagggggcatagattcaaggtaaaaggagggaggtttagaggggatttgagaaaactttttcacccagagggtggttggagtctggaactcactgcctgagagggttgtggaggcaggaaccctcacaacattcaagaagcatttggatgagcacttgaaatgccatagcatacaaggctacggaccaaatgctggaatatgggattagattagactgggcttgatggctggcgcggacacgattggccgaagggcctctatccgtgctgtataactctatgactctatgaccatgGAGAGAGACTCAATGGAGAGAGACTCAATGGAGAGAGACTCAATGGAGAGAGActcaatggagagagacacaatggaGAGAGACTCAATGGAGAGAGACTCAATGGAGAGAGACTCAATGGAGAGAGACTCAATGGGGAGAGACTCAATGGGGAGAGACTCAATGGAGAGAGACTCAATGGAGAGAGACTCAATGGAGAGAGACTCAATGGAGAGAGACTCAATGGGGAGAGACTCAATGGAGAGAGACTCAATGGAGAGAGACTCAATGGAATGAGATACAATGGAATGAGACACAATGGAATGAGACACAATGGAATGAGACACAATGGAATGAGACACAATGGAATGAGGAGAGTCCATGGAGTGAGCAGAGACCATGGAGTGAGGAGAGACCATGGAGTGAGGAGAGacgtgggagtgaggagagaactTGGAGTGAGACTCGGGACACCATGGAGAGAGACACCATGGAGAGAGACACCATGGAGAGAGACACCAtggagagagacaatggagagagacaccatggagagagacaccatggagagagacaccatggagagagacaatggagagagacaccatggagagagacaccatggagagagacacaatggagagagacaatggagagacaccatggagagagacaatggagagacaccatggagagagacaccatggagagagacaatggagagagacaatggagagagacaatggagagacaccatggagagagacaccatggagagagacacaatggagagagacaatggagagacaccatggagagagacaccatggagagagacacaatggagagagacacaatggagagagacaatggagagacaccatggagagagacacaatggagagagacaatggagagacaccatggagagagacaccatggagagagacaatggagagagactcaatggagagagacaatggagagacaccatggagagagacaccatggagagagacaatggagagagacaccatggagagagacaccatggagagagacaatggagagagacacaatggagagagacaatggagagagacaccatggagagagacaatggagagagacaatggagagacaccatggagagagacaccatggagagagacaccatggagagagacaccatggagagagacaccatggagagagacaatggagagagacaccatggagagagacaccatggagagagacaccatggagagagacacaatggagagagacaatggagagagacaatggagagacaccatggagagagacacaatggagagagacaatggagagaCACCATGGAAAGAGACACAAtggagagagacaatggagagacaccatggagagagacacaatggagagagacaatggagagacaccatggagagagacaccatggagagagacaatggagagacaccatggagagagacacaatggagagagacaatggagagacaccatggagagagacacaatggagagagacaatggagagagacaatggagagagacaatggagagacaccatggagagagacacaatggagagagacaatggagagagacaatggagagacaccatggagagagacacaatggagagagacaatggagagagacaccatggagagagacacaatggagagagacaatggagagagacacaatggagagagacaatggagagacaccatggagagagacacaatggagagagacaatggagagagacaatggagagacacaatggagagagacaatggagagagacaatggagagagacaatggagagagacaatggagagagacaccatgGAAAGAGACACAAtggagagagacaatggagagagacaatggagagagacaatggagagagacaatggagagacaccatggagagagacacaatggagagagacaatggagagagacaatggagagacaccatggagagagacacaatggagagagacaatggagagagacaccatggagagagacacaatggagagagacaatggagagagacacaatggagagagacaatggagagagacaatggagagacaccatggagagagacaccatggagagagacaatggagagaCACCATGGAAAGAGacacaatggagagagacacaatggaGTGAGACGAGAACATGGAGTGAGGAGAGACCATGGAGTGAGGAGAGACCATGGAGTGAGGAGAGACCATGGAGTGAGGAGAGACCATGGAGTGAGGAGAGACCATGGAGTGAGACTCGGGACACAATAAATCACTCGGATAGTTGGGGAATCCATGAAGTGACAGCTCAGAGGAGGCGAACTAAGTGCAACTGGAAAATAAAATAACACAGAGCTGGTAGAACATTCATTATTAACTCAGAGATTAattgcccactctctctctgaccatcaatcaatgctgtcccattccccactttCTCTccaaccctcaatcaatgctgtcccattccccactctctctctctgaccctcaatcaatgctgtcccattccccactctctctgacccacaatcaatgctgtcccattccccgctctctttctgaccctcaatcaatgctgtcccattcccactctcactctcactctctgggcctcaatcaatgctgtcccattccccagtctctctctctgaccctcaatcaatgctgtacaattcccagctctctctctgacccacaaTCAATGCTGGCCCatttcccacacactctctgaacctcaatcaatgctgtcccattccccgctctccctgagaccctcaatcaatgctgtccaatTCCCCGCTCTATTTCTGACCCttaatcaatgctgtcccattcccaactCTCTCcacgaccctcaatcaatgctgtcccattccccgctctcacgctgaccctcaatcaatgctgtcccattccgcaCTCTCTCAccaaccctcaatcaatgctgtcccattccccactctctgaccctcaatcaatgctgtcccattccccactctctctctgaccctcaatcaatgctgtcccgttccccgctctctctctgaccctcaatcaatgcaatcccattccccgctctatttctgaccctcaatcaatgcagtcccattcccaaatctctccccaaccctcaatcaatgctgtcccattcccgctCTCTTTCTGACCCTcagtcaatgctgtcccattccccactctctctctgaccctcaatcaatgctatcccatttcccgctctctctctgaccctcaatcaatgctatcccattccccgctctatttctgaccctcaatcaatgcagtcccattcccaaatctctccccaaccctcaatcaatgctgtcccattcccgctctctttctgaccctcaatcaatgctgtccaattccccactctctctctgaccctcaatcaatgctatcccatttcccgctctctctctgaccctcaatcaatgctgtcccattccccactctctctctgtccctcaatcaatggtgtcccatttcccgcactctctctctgaccatcactcaatgctgtcccattaccaactctctctctctgaccctcaatcaatgctgtcccattcccaattctctctctctgaacctcaatcaatgctgtcccattccccactctctctctgaccctcaatcaatgctgtaaaattccccactctccctctgaccctaaatcaatgctgtcccattcccgactctctctctgaccctcaatcaatgctgtcacaTTCCCAAATATCTCCCCAACCCTCAattaatgctgtcccattccccgctctattTCTGACCCTaattcaatgctgtcccattcccaactCACTCCCCGACCCTCAATCAaagctgtcccattccccactctctctctgaccctcaataaatgctgtcccgttccccgctctctctgaccctcaatcaatgctgtcccattcccaactctctccccgaccctcaatcaatgcgaTCCCatttccactctcactctctgggcCTCAATCAATGCTGCCCCATTATCCGCTCTCTATCCGAACTTCAATCAATGTTGTCCAATCACCACTCGAttcctgaccctcaatcaatgctgtcccattccccactctctctctgaccctcaatcaatgctgtcccattccccactccctctctgaccctcaatcaatgctatcccatttccacactctctctctgaccctcaatcaatgctgtaatattccccactctccctctgaccctcaatcaatgctgtcccattccccactctccctctgaccctcaatcaatgctgtcccattccccactctccctctgaccctcaatcaatgctgtcccattccccactctccctctgaccctcaatcaatgctgtccaattccctgctctccctctgaccctcaatcaatgatgtcccattccccactctctctctgaccctcaatcaatgctgtcccattccccacactctctctgaccatcaatcaatgctgtccaatttgccactctattcctgaccctcaatcaatgctgttccattccccactctctctgaccctcaatcaatgctgtcccattccccgctctctttctgaccctcaatcaatgctgtcccattcccactctcactctcactctctgggcctcaatcaatgctgtcccattccccagtctctctctctgaccctcaatcaatgctgtacaATTCCaagctctctctctgaccctcaatcaatgctgtcccattcaccGCTCTCCCTgagaccctcaatcaatgctgtcccattccccgctctatttctgaccctcaatcaatgctgtcccattcccaactCTCTCcacgaccctcaatcaatgctgtcccattccccgctctcacgctgaccctcaatcaatgctgtcccattccccacaatacttctgaccctcaatcaatgctgtcccattccccactctctgaccatcaatcaatgctgtcccattccccactttCTCTccaaccctcaatcaatgctgtcccattccccactctctctctctgaccctcaatcaatgctgtcccattccccactctctctgacccacaatcaatgctgtcccattccccgctctctttctgaccctcaatcaatgctgtcccattcccactctcactctcactctctgggcctcaatcaatgctgtcccattccccagtctctctctctgaccctcaatcaatgctgtacaattcccagctctctctctgacccacaaTCAATGCTGGCCCatttcccacacactctctgaacctcaatcaatgctgtcccattccccgctctccctgagaccctcaatcaatgctgtccaatTCCCCGCTCTATTTCTGACCCttaatcaatgctgtcccattcccaactCTCTCcacgaccctcaa encodes:
- the LOC137308853 gene encoding probable G-protein coupled receptor 139, with translation MVEGITRPGGFIQGKVSSPVSQVSVKAMMSVQSSTISSWMARALFTSERTFWREMRREAVRADPLAEAQGQLWEGQSLVSSTLNMDYPVIFEVERIYYPVLAAVGIMVNLVAIVILSRGKCGLSKCITRYLVAMAVADLTVVIIEVILKRINNIYLPVNFLFITPICALKLVTKIAALDCSVWFTVAFTFDRFVAICCQNLKPKFCTQRTASVVVGTVCVLGCLRSIPFYFMYEPQLIINNVPYFCIETAAYYNSPLWAAYEWFDSILTPLLPIFFILLFNALTVKHIIMSNIVRRALLSNMDNHDDPETESRKKSMILLFTLSGNFILLWLTYVVHSLSWRVKNYNYTDKYYSNPIYINQQTGYMLQLLSSCTNTCIYGLTQRKFREELKNGVKYLFTLNGILCK